A region from the Ptychodera flava strain L36383 chromosome 12, AS_Pfla_20210202, whole genome shotgun sequence genome encodes:
- the LOC139145475 gene encoding intraflagellar transport protein 20 homolog encodes MADEALAKAGLHFDELNKVRVLEPEIAGQTTELKEECKEFVEKIAEFQKIVGSFIDVVDKVAKEVEKEKMKAIGSRNLLKSIAKQREAQQQQLQALIAEKKTQLERYRMQYNSLMKEEAEQTEFIEQFILQK; translated from the exons ATGGCTGACGAGGCACTTGCGAAAGCTGGCTTACATTTTGATGAACTGAACAAAGTGCGAGTTCTTGAACCAGAAATAGCTGGGCAAACAACAGAGCTAAAAGAAGAATGTAAGGAGTTCGTTGAGA AAATTGCTGAATTTCAGAAGATTGTGGGGAGTTTCATTGATGTTGTAGACAAGgtcgcaaaagaagttgaaaaagaaaaaatgaag GCCATTGGGTCCAGGAATTTATTGAAATCCATCGCCAAGCAGAGAGAAGCACAACAGCAGCAGCTGCAAGCACTCATAGCTGAAAAGAAAACACAATTAGAAAG GTACAGAATGCAATACAATTCCTTGATGAAAGAGGAAGCCGAACAGACAGAATTCATCGagcaatttattcttcaaaaataA
- the LOC139145476 gene encoding thiosulfate sulfurtransferase-like isoform X2: protein MSDKQGSTPLLVSANWLAEKFNDGTVGDIRILDVSWHMPQTQRDAAAEYKDKHIPGALFLDLNTCRDTSSELEMMLPSADTFADSVGKLGVTNDTHVVLYDNNDKLGMFSAPRAWYTFRVFGHAKVSILNGGLPKWIAEDQPTTDEIQEVESITYTPAMRKDLVKDREDVESNISEKRYTLVDARPPGRFKGEDPEPVPNIKPGHIKGSVNIPFTKTLNPDTKLLKEPDQLRAIFKENDVDLSKPVTFVCGTGLTASILALAAHYIAKVDVPIYDGAWMEWFLKADADTMENVPE, encoded by the exons ATGTCCGATAAACAAGGGAGTACTCCGTTGTTGGTGAGCGCCAACTGGCTGGCTGAAAAGTTCAACGATGGCACTGTCGGCGATATTCGCATTCTTGACGTTTCCTGGCACATGCCACAGACGCAGAGGGACGCTGCGGCCGAATACAAGGACAAGCACATCCCGGGGGCGCTCTTCCTAGATCTGAACACCTGCAGAGATACCTCCTCTGAGTTGGAGATGATGCTACCGTCAGCGGATACGTTTGCTGATTCTGTCGGCAAGCTGGGCGTCACCAATGACACGCATGTCGTTCTGTACGACAACAACGATAAACTAGGCATGTTTTCAGCCCCAAGGGCCTGGTACACATTTCGTGTGTTTGGACATGCCAAGGTGTCCATTCTAAATGGCGGGCTGCCGAAATGGATTGCCGAAGACCAGCCGACAACTGACGAAATTCAGGAAGTGGAGTCGATCACGTACACTCCGGCGATGCGCAAAGACCTCGTGAAGGACAGAGAAGATGTTGAAAGTAATATATCGGAGAAAAGGTACACCCTAGTTGATGCACGCCCTCCTGGTAGATTCAAGGGAGAGGATCCAGAGCCGGTGCCAA ACATCAAACCTGGTCATATCAAAGGCAGTGTTAACATCCCCTTCACGAAGACTCTcaatccggacaccaaactacTAAAGGAGCCTGACCAGCTGAGGGCAATCTTCAAGGAAAATGACGTCGATCTGAGCAAACCCGTCACTTTCGTCTGCGGTACCGGTCTCACGGCAAGTATCCTGGCGTTGGCGGCGCACTACATCGCAAAAGTTGACGTTCCCATCTACGACGGCGCATGGATGGAATGGTTTCTGAAGGCTGACGCAGACACCATGGAAAATGTCCCGGagtaa